In the Oncorhynchus tshawytscha isolate Ot180627B linkage group LG17, Otsh_v2.0, whole genome shotgun sequence genome, one interval contains:
- the LOC112216797 gene encoding lamina-associated polypeptide 2, isoforms beta/gamma — protein sequence MPEYLEDPSVLTKEKLKSELLANNVALPTGDQRKDVYVQLYLKNLTVQNKKISTDAFSSDEEFPVPVVLNKSRSGRKATRKTDKPRLEDLDVTELTSEGLKDELLKYGVNAGPIVASTRKLYERRLQKLLDHGPPEAVALPVVITQVDRNGNSDSYHYSDKEEEMTTVPEPEPVPVVERPVRSRGKTPVTTRTRSSQHNRVEKIAAGEQTPSRADEKDILKEMFPYETNTPTGINATCRRPIRGAAGRPLKSGDLWTDETLLRSASNSSYTESRTATVHRVTTLPPSTRLVTSVAPPAGKAVAPPRGLPVWLKLLLLSVVAGFIFFVYQTMETNAMAPFGGSSDSMQTSGSEVRK from the exons ATGCCGGAATATCTGGAGGACCCATCGGTTCTCACCAAAGAGAAACTCAAAAGCGAGCTTTTGGCCAACAATGTTGCTCTCCCGACCGGAGACCAGCGAAAGGACGTTTATGTGCAGCTGTATCTGAAAAACTTGACCGTTCAGAACAAGAAGATCTCTACAGACGCCTTCTCCAGCGACGAGGAGTTTCCAGTCCCGGTAGTCTTAAACAAAAGTCGTTCGGGCAGG AAAGCCACGAGGAAAACAGACAAGCCTCGGCTTGAGGACCTGGATGTGACTGAGCTGACCAGTGAGGGCCTGAAGGACGAGCTGCTCAAGTATGGAGTCAACGCAGGACCCATCGTGG CCTCAACACGTAAGCTGTATGAGAGAAGGCTCCAGAAGCTGTTGGATCATGGTCCTCCTGAGGCTGTTGCTCTACCGGTGGTCATCACTCAGGTAGACCGCAACGGCAACTCTGACTCATACCACTACAGCGACAAGGAGGAAG AGATGACTACAGTCCCAGAACCAGAGCCAGTCCCCGTGGTGGAGAGACCTGTCAGAAGCAGAGGGAAGACCCCAGTCACCACCAGGACCCGCAGCAGCCAGCACAACCGA GTGGAGAAGATAGCAGCTGGTGAGCAGACACCCAGCAGGGCGGATGAGAAGGATATCCTGAAGGAGATGTTCCCCTACGAGACCAACACTCCAACAGGAATCAA CGCCACCTGTCGACGGCCCATCCGAGGCGCAGCCGGCAGGCCCCTAAAGTCTGGTGACCTGTGGACAGATGAGACCCTCCTGCGCTCCGCCTCTAACTCTTCCTACACGGAGAGCCGCACCGCCACCGTCCACAGAGTCACCACCCTGCCCCCTTCTACCAGGCTGGTAACGTCAGTGGCACCCCCTGCTGGCAAGGCCGTAGCACCACCCCGTGGCCTGCCTGTCTGGCTGAAGCTGCTGCTCCTCAGCGTTGTCGCTGGCTTCATATTCTTCGTCTACCAGACCATGGAGACCAACGCTATGGCCCCCTTTGGAGGGTCTTCAGATTCCATGCAGACCAGTGGCAGTGAGGTCCGCAAGTGA
- the LOC112216798 gene encoding serine-threonine kinase receptor-associated protein has product MAMRQTPLTCSGHTRPVVDLAFSGITPYGYFLISACKDGKPMLRQGDTGDWIGTFLGHKGAVWGATLNNEATKAATAAADFTAKVWDAVTGDEVLTLAHKHIVKSVNFTQDSSCLLTGGNDKIIRIYDLNKPEAEPQEITGHTSAIKKALWCNNDTQILSAADDKTVRLWDRNSTEVVKQLSFDMSVSSMEYIPDGEVLVITYGKTIAFYNALSLDMIKTVDAPASIHSASLHPDKDFFVAGGDDFKLYKFDYGTKEELESYKGHFGPVHCVRFSPDGELYASGSEDGTLRLWQTAVGKTYGLWKCVLPEELVSENSDTIYCTPAAPEIKA; this is encoded by the exons ATGGCAATGAGACAGACACCACTCACCTGCTCTGGCCACACAAGACCTGTTGTGGATCTAGCCTTCAGTGGAATCACCCCATACGGGTATTTTCTCATCAGTGCCTGCAAAG ATGGCAAACCCATGTTGCGCCAGGGAGACACAGGGGACTGGATCGGAACGTTCTTGGGTCACAAGGGTGCTGTCTGGGGGGCAACTCTGAATAATGAAGCCACCAAGgcagccactgctgctgcagaCTTCACTGC GAAGGTGTGGGATGCCGTGACTGGAGATGAGGTCCTCACGCTGGCACACAAGCACATTGTCAAGTCAGTCAATTTTACTCAG GATAGCAGTTGTCTGTTAACAGGAGGGAATGATAAGATAATACGCATCTACGACCTCAACAAACCGGAAGCAG AACCGCAAGAGATTACAGGGCACACGTCTGCCATAAAGAAAGCCCTGTGGTGTAACAACGACACACAGATCCTCTCTGCCGCTGATGACAAAACCGTACG ACTGTGGGACAGGAATTCCACTGAGGTTGTGAAGCAGCTCTCCTTCGACATGTCAGTCAGCAGCATGGAGTACATCCCTGACGGAGAAGTTTTGGTCATCACCTATGGAAAGACCATTGCGTTCTACAATGCCCTCAG TCTTGACATGATCAAGACTGTGGATGCCCCTGCCTCCATTCACTCTGCCTCGCTGCACCCAGATAAGGACTTCTTTGTTGCTGGGGGAGACGACTTCAAGCTCTACAAATTTGACTACGGCACCAAGGAGGAGTTGG AGTCGTACAAGGGCCACTTTGGGCCAGTACACTGCGTGCGGTTCAGTCCAGACGGGGAGCTGTATGCCAGTGGCTCTGAGGACGGTACGCTCCGGCTGTGGCAGACTGCGGTCGGCAAAACCTATGGCCTGTGGAAGTGTGTCCTTCCTG AGGAGCTGGTGTCTGAGAACTCTGACACAATATACTGCACTCCTGCTGCTCCTGAGATCAAGGCCTGA
- the LOC112216799 gene encoding proline and serine-rich protein 2, with the protein MPTSRLAFDPITMDVRVKANPNLHFGVNGGHDGADRNSHSKPFEDKALHFLSQEEQDCILFFEETIDSLLTTPAVDELDGPGPPIRASAPSLSPVPPLSALDRPTKDQDIIDLVRPAQTDLVHPTHAPFNPPMPDFTQNMVMNNPERHFENKPRREVMENFPTEYNLPLPGKDSASYGHTLYQPVGSVPTPVRIAQKIAEHQGSAGNTNILSSSLLPNCRRSLNLENRERPPTHPDYPIKQGPTTSAKPTHYPNNISMIMGSNQHHSHSLASVNLQDRKSQMLANLSGTTHPVEAEELHGLQKAHVNLPTRSVSFKDPTPNKSRMEALSKLGLTRNSSTNTKPTAAPIPVATPTPVPMPTPTLTPVTKPDVARQAKTLPPETVNTNTSHEGIHENKPASPSPEVSSKDFNSYGGKTIVVNPSKAAAAAPSPSGHGSKAHPVTSHSDFNPYGGKTKVMKPAPVTTTRADLTQPDIESRDVPPPASTPARVMSPPASTPARVMPPPVSTSTPARVMPSPASTSTPAKRMPPPTSTSIPTKGETMSYEVKSYGGKTRMVTPSHTTPSPVSTPDILTHTPVRSPSKALAPVPSPASRPFRYSTPPSANRAVASPTSPESRPKSISKPSFRSQGITVQFSGRGVTDESRREALRKLGLLKDTF; encoded by the exons ATGCCCACGAGTCGCCTGGCATTTGACCCGATAACCATGGACGTCCGAGTGAAGGCCAATCCGAACCTCCACTTCGGGGTCAACGGGGGTCACGACGGCGCTGATAGAAACTCCCACAGTAAACCATTT GAGGATAAGGCGCTGCATTTCTTAAGCCAGGAGGAGCAGGATTGTATCCTGTTCTTTGAGGAGACCATCGACTCCCTGCTGACTACCCCAGCAGTGGATGAGCTTGATGGGCCAGGACCCCCCATCCGGGCATCcgcccccagcctcagccccgtACCACCCCTCTCAGCCTTGGACAGGCCCACCAAGGACCAGGACATCATAGACCTGGTTCGCCCAGCACAGACTGATCTGGTCCACCCCACACATGCACCATTCAACCCCCCCATGCCAG ATTTCACCCAGAATATGGTAATGAACAACCCCGAGAGGCATTTTGAGAACAAGCCGAGGCGTGAGGTGATGGAAAACTTCCCTACAGAGTACAACCTGCCCCTCCCTGGCAAGGACAGTGCCTCCTATGGCCACACCCTGTACCAGCCTGTAGGCTCTGTCCCCACCCCTGTCCGCATCGCCCAGAAGATTGCAGAGCACCAGGGGAGTGCGGGGAACACCaacatcctctcttcctccctcctgccCAACTGCCGTAGGAGCCTCAAtttagagaacagagagagaccacccacccacccagatTATCCAATCAAACAGGGCCCGACCACCTCAGCCAAGCCCACCCATTACCCCAACAACATCAGCATGATAATGGGCAGCAACCAGCACCACAGCCATTCGCTGGCCAGTGTGAACCTCCAGGACAGGAAGTCTCAGATGCTGGCTAACCTATCAGGGACGACCCACCCTGTGGAGGCGGAGGAGCTCCATGGGCTGCAGAAGGCCCATGTAAACCTTCCCACCCGCAGTGTGTCTTTCAAGGATCCCACTCCAAATAAGTCCCGGATGGAGGCACTGTCCAAACTGGGCTTGACCCGAAACAGCAGCACAAACACCAAACCCACTGCTGCCCCGATTCCGGTTGCCACCCCTACACCCGTTCCTATGCCTACCCCTACACTGACACCCGTGACTAAACCAGATGTGGCCAGACAGGCAAAGACCTTGCCACCAGaaacagtcaacacaaacacctcTCATGAAGGTATCCATGAAAACAAGCCTGCTTCTCCGTCGCCCGAAGTCTCGTCCAAGGACTTTAACAGCTATGGCGGGAAGACCATCGTGGTGAACCCCTctaaggctgctgctgctgctccctcCCCCAGTGGCCATGGCAGTAAGGCCCACCCAGTGACCTCTCACAGTGACTTCAACCCTTACGGGGGTAAGACTAAGGTAATGAAACCTGCTCCTGTTACCACAACCAGGGCTGACCTAACCCAACCAGACATTGAGAGCAGGGACGTGCCTCCCCCAGCCTCCACCCCAGCAAGAGTGATGTCTCCCCCAGCCTCCACCCCAGCCAGAGTGATGCCTCCCCCAgtctccacctccaccccagccAGAGTGATGCCTTCCCcagcctccacctccaccccagccAAAAGGATGCCTCCACCAACCTCCACCTCCATCCCAACCAAAGGAGAAACCATGTCCTACGAGGTCAAGAGCTACGGGGGGAAGACCAGAATGGTCACCCCATCCCACACCACCCCCTCCCCCGTTTCCACCCCTGATATCCTCACACACACCCCAGTGAGGTCCCCCAGCAAAGCTTTAGCCCCAGTGCCTTCTCCAGCCTCCAGACCTTTCCGCTATAGCACTCCCCCTAGCGCCAACAGGGCGGTGGCGTCTCCCACTTCTCCGGAGTCCCGGCCGAAGTCCATCTCCAAGCCATCCTTCCGCTCCCAGGGGATCACAGTGCAGTTCTCCGGACGGGGAGTGACGGATGAGTCGCGCAGAGAAGCTCTCCGGAAACTGGGACTGCTGAAAGACACTTTCTAA